In Paenibacillus kyungheensis, the following are encoded in one genomic region:
- a CDS encoding 6-phospho-beta-glucosidase, producing MNRTQGLKVAVIGGGSSYTPELVEGFIRYYQDLPIRELWLVDIEQGLHKLTIVGELAKRMVAASGLPIKIHLTTNRREAIKDADYVSTQMRVGMLEARSVDERIPLQYGVIGQETTGPGGMMKALRTIPVLLDICRDIEELASNAWLLNFTNPAGMVTEAIHKHSKVRSIGLCNAPIGLIKWLTAHYQVEPHQVYAEFVGLNHLHWVTRIDIEGQSKLTELLAQREEYSAANVPQQGWDAEFLLSLQALPSYYLKYFYMTPQMLQDQLLAFENEGTRAQVVQRVEQELFELYRDPELQEKPKQLEQRGGAYYSEAAVNLMRSLHNGTGDIQTLNVPNRGIIDFLPDDACIEVNCVVTQQGPLPIQLSTVPDHIKGLMHAVKTYEQLTIQAAITGDRQLALQAMVHHPLVPSIAIAKDMLDEMLEANRDYLPLFFPKEHLAVAESR from the coding sequence ATGAATAGGACTCAAGGGTTAAAGGTAGCTGTGATCGGTGGAGGTTCTTCGTATACACCGGAGTTAGTAGAAGGATTTATCCGCTATTATCAGGATCTGCCGATTCGTGAATTGTGGTTGGTCGATATTGAGCAAGGATTACACAAGCTTACTATTGTAGGTGAATTGGCTAAGCGTATGGTCGCTGCTTCAGGGTTGCCGATCAAGATACATTTAACAACGAATAGAAGAGAAGCAATCAAAGATGCTGATTATGTGAGCACGCAAATGCGAGTAGGTATGTTAGAAGCAAGAAGTGTGGATGAACGCATTCCTTTGCAGTACGGAGTGATCGGACAGGAGACGACCGGCCCCGGTGGAATGATGAAAGCACTACGCACTATTCCTGTATTACTAGATATTTGCCGGGATATTGAAGAGTTAGCGTCGAATGCATGGTTGCTGAATTTTACGAATCCGGCAGGTATGGTCACAGAAGCGATTCATAAGCATAGTAAAGTACGCAGTATCGGCTTATGCAATGCTCCTATCGGTCTGATCAAATGGTTAACTGCTCATTATCAAGTAGAGCCTCATCAAGTCTATGCCGAATTTGTAGGGCTTAATCATCTACATTGGGTTACTCGAATCGATATTGAGGGACAATCCAAATTAACAGAACTGCTAGCACAGCGTGAAGAGTATTCAGCCGCCAATGTTCCTCAGCAGGGTTGGGATGCTGAATTTCTACTATCGCTACAAGCATTACCTTCCTATTACCTCAAGTATTTTTATATGACTCCTCAGATGCTCCAAGACCAATTGTTAGCTTTTGAAAATGAAGGAACGCGTGCTCAGGTGGTACAGCGAGTAGAACAAGAACTGTTTGAGTTATATCGTGATCCTGAGCTACAAGAAAAGCCCAAGCAACTGGAACAACGCGGGGGTGCGTATTACTCGGAAGCCGCAGTGAACTTGATGCGTTCACTTCATAATGGCACAGGAGATATACAGACACTTAACGTTCCAAATCGTGGCATTATTGATTTTCTACCTGACGATGCTTGTATTGAAGTCAATTGCGTAGTGACTCAACAAGGCCCGTTACCGATTCAATTATCTACTGTACCGGATCATATTAAAGGGCTTATGCATGCGGTAAAAACCTATGAACAACTAACGATTCAGGCGGCAATAACCGGAGATCGTCAACTGGCTTTGCAAGCGATGGTTCATCATCCATTAGTGCCTTCGATAGCGATTGCCAAAGACATGCTAGACGAAATGTTAGAAGCGAATCGTGACTATTTGCCTTTATTTTTCCCAAAAGAACATCTAGCAGTAGCCGAAAGTAGATAA
- a CDS encoding glycosyl hydrolase family 8 gives MRTSSTKARWLSFSLVIILFSISLSGILGLSTSAYAANEKKPFPQQVNYAGIIKPNHVTQAAMNQTVASYYSYWKSTYLKNDLSSLPGGYYVRGDITGDAEGFDPLGTSEGQGYGMVITALMAGQDTQAQTIYNGLFKTARAYKSSGNPALMGWVVADDTAAQGHFGSATDGDLDIAYSLLLAHTQWGSAGTVNYLSEAKKMISAIKSSYVTSNNGINLGDWDTKNSYDTRPSDWMLSHFHAFYDVTGDQTWLNVINNLYSKYAQFSSSYSPNTGLISDFVVGNPAKPAPEWFLDEFKETNEYNYNASRVPLRIVMDYAMYGDTRGKNIANKIAVWIKGKTSGKPASIKDGYQLNGTARGTYATAVFVAPFVAAGVTDHAHQTWVNTGWDWMKNSKESYFSDSYNLLSMLFISGNWWKPTAS, from the coding sequence ATGCGTACTTCATCGACAAAGGCACGTTGGCTTAGCTTCTCTCTTGTAATCATACTATTTAGTATTTCGTTATCAGGAATATTAGGATTATCGACGTCTGCTTATGCGGCTAATGAAAAGAAACCTTTTCCACAACAGGTGAATTATGCAGGAATCATCAAGCCCAATCATGTGACTCAGGCGGCGATGAATCAAACCGTAGCTTCTTATTATAGTTACTGGAAATCAACCTATCTCAAAAATGACTTGTCTTCTTTGCCAGGTGGTTATTATGTGCGTGGTGATATTACCGGTGATGCAGAAGGGTTTGACCCGCTAGGTACGTCCGAAGGTCAGGGGTATGGCATGGTGATTACCGCTCTGATGGCAGGGCAAGATACACAAGCACAGACGATCTATAATGGATTGTTCAAAACAGCCAGAGCGTACAAAAGTTCAGGCAATCCTGCTCTGATGGGTTGGGTCGTCGCTGATGATACTGCTGCACAAGGTCATTTTGGATCAGCAACCGATGGTGATCTGGATATTGCCTACTCTTTGCTTTTGGCACATACGCAGTGGGGTTCTGCTGGAACGGTAAATTATTTGTCAGAAGCTAAAAAAATGATCAGCGCCATCAAATCTAGCTATGTAACGTCTAATAATGGTATTAATCTGGGAGATTGGGATACCAAAAACAGCTATGATACCCGTCCATCGGATTGGATGCTCAGTCATTTTCATGCTTTTTACGATGTGACTGGAGATCAGACATGGCTGAATGTGATCAACAATCTGTACAGCAAATATGCGCAATTTAGTAGTAGCTATTCACCTAATACGGGCTTAATTTCAGACTTTGTAGTGGGGAATCCAGCGAAGCCTGCACCAGAGTGGTTTTTGGATGAATTTAAAGAGACAAATGAATACAATTACAATGCTTCTCGTGTACCGCTTCGAATCGTAATGGATTATGCGATGTATGGAGATACTCGCGGCAAGAATATAGCTAACAAAATAGCAGTCTGGATCAAAGGCAAAACCAGTGGTAAACCTGCCAGCATCAAAGATGGATATCAGTTAAACGGGACGGCGCGCGGTACCTATGCAACTGCTGTATTTGTCGCTCCATTTGTCGCCGCAGGTGTCACAGATCATGCCCATCAGACATGGGTCAATACAGGTTGGGATTGGATGAAAAATAGCAAAGAAAGCTATTTTAGCGACTCTTATAATCTACTGAGTATGTTATTTATCTCCGGTAACTGGTGGAAGCCTACTGCCTCTTGA
- a CDS encoding endonuclease/exonuclease/phosphatase family protein, translated as MKCLTLNTHSWHETNQLEKISQLAHFINQQQFDVIALQEVNQSMSEPHVELSVLEESRYYATDRNVNIRQNNFAYVLLQQLSSDYYWTWVPTHQTRQTYDEGLAILTRTPIVQASYDFVSQLQDYNNYRTRRLLMVQTEISGQPVWIADGHYGWWHDEEHFRGQWDRTEQLLAPYQDQLILMLGDLNNVAEIREEGYDYVMSKGWFDTYTLAKVKDDGHTVVKAIAGWENNATSLRIDYILTNRPLSVRSSAVALNGVNGAIVSDHLGVAVELDLE; from the coding sequence TTGAAATGTTTAACTTTAAATACGCATTCATGGCACGAAACGAACCAGTTAGAAAAAATCAGTCAATTGGCTCATTTTATCAATCAACAACAATTTGATGTTATTGCTCTGCAAGAAGTAAATCAATCGATGAGTGAGCCGCATGTAGAGTTATCGGTATTAGAGGAATCACGTTATTACGCTACTGATCGAAATGTGAATATTCGGCAAAATAACTTTGCTTATGTGTTGTTACAGCAATTATCTTCTGATTATTATTGGACATGGGTTCCGACTCATCAGACCAGACAGACCTATGATGAAGGATTAGCGATACTGACTCGTACGCCGATCGTTCAAGCAAGCTACGACTTTGTCTCTCAACTGCAAGACTATAACAATTATCGGACACGTCGTCTGTTGATGGTGCAGACCGAGATCAGCGGACAGCCTGTATGGATAGCAGATGGACATTATGGATGGTGGCATGACGAAGAACATTTCCGTGGACAATGGGATCGTACAGAGCAGTTATTAGCACCATACCAAGATCAATTGATCCTCATGCTAGGCGATCTGAACAATGTGGCAGAGATTCGAGAAGAAGGTTATGACTATGTGATGAGCAAAGGCTGGTTCGACACCTATACATTAGCCAAAGTAAAAGACGATGGACATACCGTCGTCAAAGCTATCGCAGGTTGGGAAAACAATGCGACCAGTCTGCGTATCGATTATATTTTAACCAATCGTCCATTGTCTGTTCGTTCTTCTGCTGTGGCGTTGAATGGTGTGAATGGAGCTATTGTGTCGGATCATTTGGGAGTAGCTGTGGAGTTAGACTTGGAGTAA
- a CDS encoding DEAD/DEAH box helicase has translation MSHYIQHITVQMGLSEYGDALIYGSKEAYGFVPATYLKHLLFAWHEDSFYGTELEVEETPEVELIVLPAEQVIPYFASAPLLHHVQWNWEGETAQIRKLAPYLERCLDERKYLPSLASYRKGKLQWSWDQDVLLEWAQEDGVERDIRALLKNSSQLQFVQGLQAAFSATVFRQYYNSEAEAADLRREYPQLFDRNQSTAGLDEETWLVSIGWKSDTAPFRPALQLLEPEDANSGWRLQFVLQDKADETVLVPVQLGIDGHVNGKWPEQWNIHVQDRASGWLEHLRATLPRAQFAETSDILQRPMNNETAWRFLTTESNRLLQAGWLVLLPAWWEAARRKKPKLRAKVSEEKEKRDGKSFFGLDALIDFDWRVSIGDTDLSEEEFLELAARNERLVLFRGQWIALDPELLEQIRRAMNGIDKRRGLSFQDVLQLHLMRQHRIAQAAEEEAIEEESTRVELEVELNEHLTSLIEKINQQVDLPLTPIPAGLQAQLRPYQHEGYSWLSFLRKFGLGACLADDMGLGKTVQLITYLLHIKEHAEIAIHQLAEQFHQTEEMQNMHQETIFSPTSLVICPTSVLGNWQKEISRFAPSLTVALHYGSKRRSGAEFQQLIDHADVILTSYATASLDQELLQSYTWATICLDEAQNIKNAQTRQSQTVRSLSAMHRVALTGTPIENRLAELWSIYDFITPGYLGTAKGFQERFSNAIEKDHDEERTLHLQRLVKPFMLRRTKKDPNIQLNLPEKNEMKTYIHLTAEQGVLYDQAVNSLMQQMNNLDGIKRKGAILSALTQLKQLCDHPILVTKEAPPEPEKGKRFNTEAWISRSAKLERLLAMVKELREEGEQCLIFTQYIGMGQLMQKILEEELQENVLYLNGSTSKTARDRMIEQFQAPAVEGDFTKPSVFILSLKAGGVGLNLTAANHVFHVDRWWNPAVENQATDRAYRMGQTRDVQVHKFISLGTLEERIDEMLESKQQLSDNVISNSEGWITELSNDALKDLFALRREWAE, from the coding sequence ATGAGTCATTATATTCAACACATCACTGTCCAGATGGGACTCAGCGAGTATGGCGATGCTCTAATCTACGGTTCCAAAGAAGCTTATGGATTTGTACCTGCTACTTATCTCAAGCATCTGCTATTTGCATGGCATGAAGATTCTTTTTACGGGACAGAACTTGAAGTAGAAGAAACACCGGAAGTAGAACTGATTGTATTGCCTGCTGAACAGGTTATTCCTTATTTTGCATCTGCTCCTTTACTTCATCATGTGCAGTGGAATTGGGAAGGTGAAACTGCTCAGATTCGCAAGTTAGCTCCTTATCTGGAGCGCTGTCTGGACGAACGTAAATATCTACCGAGTCTAGCCTCGTATCGCAAAGGCAAATTGCAGTGGAGCTGGGATCAAGATGTGCTGTTAGAATGGGCGCAGGAAGACGGAGTTGAACGTGATATTCGGGCTTTGCTCAAAAATTCGTCTCAACTGCAATTCGTTCAAGGACTACAAGCGGCATTCTCTGCTACTGTATTCCGCCAATATTACAACAGTGAAGCAGAAGCCGCTGATCTACGGCGGGAATATCCGCAGTTATTTGATCGTAACCAGAGTACAGCCGGACTAGACGAAGAAACATGGTTAGTCTCCATCGGTTGGAAAAGCGACACGGCTCCTTTTCGCCCGGCACTTCAATTGCTAGAACCGGAAGATGCTAACAGTGGCTGGCGATTACAGTTTGTACTGCAAGACAAAGCCGATGAAACGGTGCTTGTGCCTGTACAATTGGGAATTGACGGACATGTTAATGGAAAATGGCCTGAACAATGGAATATTCATGTGCAAGATCGGGCTTCTGGCTGGCTAGAACATCTACGAGCTACTTTACCAAGAGCACAATTCGCCGAAACGTCGGATATTTTACAGCGTCCGATGAACAATGAAACAGCATGGCGCTTTCTGACGACAGAAAGTAATCGATTGCTTCAAGCTGGCTGGTTAGTGCTACTGCCCGCATGGTGGGAAGCGGCACGACGTAAAAAGCCTAAATTACGTGCTAAAGTCAGCGAAGAAAAAGAAAAACGAGATGGCAAATCGTTTTTTGGCTTAGATGCATTGATCGATTTCGATTGGCGTGTCTCAATTGGAGATACCGATCTTTCAGAAGAAGAGTTCCTCGAACTTGCGGCTCGTAATGAACGATTGGTACTTTTCCGTGGACAATGGATTGCACTTGATCCTGAATTGTTAGAGCAGATTCGGCGTGCAATGAACGGGATTGATAAGCGCCGTGGACTTTCTTTTCAAGATGTATTGCAACTTCATCTGATGCGTCAACATCGAATAGCTCAAGCAGCGGAAGAAGAAGCTATTGAAGAAGAAAGTACGCGTGTAGAATTGGAAGTGGAACTTAATGAACATCTCACTTCGTTAATCGAAAAGATTAATCAGCAAGTAGATCTTCCACTCACTCCGATTCCAGCAGGATTACAAGCGCAATTACGTCCTTATCAGCATGAAGGATATTCATGGTTATCTTTTCTAAGAAAATTCGGCTTAGGTGCTTGTCTAGCAGATGATATGGGACTCGGTAAAACGGTGCAATTAATCACGTATTTACTGCATATTAAAGAACATGCTGAGATTGCTATTCATCAACTAGCCGAGCAATTTCACCAAACCGAAGAAATGCAAAATATGCATCAGGAGACGATTTTCAGCCCGACCTCTCTTGTCATCTGCCCTACTTCTGTACTTGGGAACTGGCAAAAAGAAATCAGTCGCTTTGCGCCTTCCCTTACTGTGGCGCTTCATTATGGAAGTAAACGTCGTTCGGGAGCGGAGTTTCAGCAATTGATCGATCATGCCGATGTGATTTTGACTTCATACGCGACAGCTTCACTGGATCAAGAACTGCTCCAAAGCTATACATGGGCAACTATCTGTCTGGATGAAGCGCAAAATATTAAAAATGCGCAGACCAGACAATCGCAAACGGTTCGTAGTCTATCCGCTATGCACAGGGTAGCATTAACCGGTACACCGATTGAAAACAGATTGGCTGAGTTATGGTCGATATATGACTTTATTACGCCAGGGTATCTAGGAACAGCCAAAGGGTTTCAAGAACGGTTTAGCAATGCGATCGAAAAAGATCATGATGAAGAACGAACTTTACATTTGCAACGACTGGTCAAGCCATTTATGTTGCGACGTACCAAAAAAGATCCTAATATTCAATTGAATTTGCCTGAAAAAAATGAAATGAAAACTTATATTCATCTGACTGCTGAACAAGGGGTATTGTACGATCAAGCGGTTAACAGCTTAATGCAACAGATGAACAATCTGGATGGTATCAAGCGCAAAGGCGCGATTCTGTCTGCGCTCACCCAACTCAAGCAATTATGCGATCATCCGATCCTTGTGACCAAAGAAGCGCCTCCTGAACCGGAAAAAGGTAAACGATTCAATACCGAAGCTTGGATCAGTCGTTCTGCCAAATTGGAACGCTTGCTAGCAATGGTCAAAGAATTACGTGAAGAAGGCGAACAGTGTTTGATTTTCACCCAGTATATTGGGATGGGTCAGTTGATGCAGAAGATTTTGGAAGAAGAATTGCAAGAAAATGTATTGTATTTGAACGGAAGCACCTCCAAAACAGCACGCGATCGCATGATCGAGCAATTCCAAGCACCTGCCGTCGAAGGCGATTTCACCAAGCCATCTGTCTTTATTTTATCACTCAAAGCTGGTGGGGTCGGTCTGAACTTAACGGCTGCTAACCATGTATTCCATGTGGATCGCTGGTGGAATCCTGCAGTCGAAAATCAAGCCACTGACCGAGCCTATCGGATGGGTCAGACTCGTGATGTACAAGTACACAAATTCATCTCCCTCGGTACGCTAGAAGAACGAATTGATGAGATGTTGGAGAGCAAGCAACAGTTAAGTGATAATGTTATTTCTAATTCAGAAGGCTGGATCACTGAATTGTCTAATGATGCCCTTAAAGACTTATTTGCGTTACGTCGTGAATGGGCGGAATAA